One window of the Candidatus Jettenia sp. genome contains the following:
- the waaF gene encoding lipopolysaccharide heptosyltransferase II, whose product MIKPTKVNNIIIRSPNWVGDVAMATPAFRCIRENFPQAKITIILKSYVQRLIEGAPWFDAVIPLDSKEQHLKGMQYISFIKELRAKKYDLGFLFPNSFSSAFMFWLAGVKRRIGYKRDARSWLLTDTLDRLYENGHFCPTYMVDYYLRLCTGIGCKVRSKELELFLSQECQRRVDEICEKFKLTNDRPLILLNPGAAYGSSKCWTAEGFAETADLIKKQSDCNIAIVCAPQEIKLAMDIEYAAKSKLINLGNEVKSLDVLKALIKRCALLITVDSGPRHIAVAFKRPVVTLMGPNDPRYTDSPAEIGQVIRADVDCLACHRKVCPKDHRCMTAIKPERVAKVGLDFMGKYT is encoded by the coding sequence TTGATAAAACCTACCAAAGTAAATAATATTATTATCCGTTCTCCCAACTGGGTAGGTGATGTTGCTATGGCAACCCCTGCCTTCCGATGTATTCGGGAAAATTTTCCTCAGGCAAAAATAACGATTATCCTGAAATCCTATGTACAAAGGCTTATTGAAGGCGCTCCCTGGTTTGATGCCGTAATTCCCTTAGACTCAAAAGAACAACACCTTAAGGGTATGCAGTATATTTCTTTTATAAAAGAACTAAGAGCTAAAAAGTACGATCTTGGCTTTCTATTTCCGAATTCTTTCAGCTCCGCATTCATGTTTTGGCTTGCTGGTGTGAAACGGCGTATCGGTTATAAGCGAGATGCGCGCTCATGGCTATTAACTGACACGTTGGACAGGCTTTATGAGAATGGACATTTTTGCCCAACCTATATGGTGGACTATTATCTGCGCCTGTGTACAGGGATTGGTTGTAAGGTACGTTCAAAAGAATTGGAATTGTTTCTGAGCCAGGAATGCCAGCGCCGTGTGGATGAAATATGTGAGAAGTTCAAACTTACGAATGATCGTCCCCTTATCTTGTTAAATCCGGGTGCGGCATATGGTTCTTCAAAATGCTGGACAGCAGAAGGATTTGCCGAAACGGCGGATCTCATAAAGAAACAATCGGACTGCAATATAGCCATTGTCTGTGCGCCGCAAGAAATAAAATTAGCCATGGATATTGAGTATGCAGCAAAATCAAAATTGATAAATCTGGGAAACGAGGTTAAGTCTCTGGATGTCCTTAAAGCACTCATAAAAAGATGTGCCTTGTTGATAACCGTTGATTCTGGCCCCCGTCATATTGCTGTTGCTTTCAAAAGGCCTGTGGTAACACTGATGGGGCCAAACGATCCTCGGTATACAGATTCTCCGGCAGAGATAGGACAAGTTATCAGAGCCGATGTGGATTGTCTTGCCTGCCATCGTAAGGTATGTCCGAAAGATCATCGATGCATGACAGCAATAAAGCCAGAAAGGGTTGCAAAGGTAGGATTGGATTTCATGGGTAAGTATACATAA
- a CDS encoding ATP-binding protein — MPLYEIISLIGFILGTILHIVLSILIVQRKQKTRSELIFLFLVISVAMWHFGNTVYLFSFLLFGKDLASVNLVSDAISYIGIGFMPSLLLHTAVLFLFESKPHIRKSLQWIIFFGIYLPVIPFSVVIKNFILSEDMHLMTTATPYIKPFVVWLIISLFIAANISKWLAKTVDEKEEQKFYMAIFWVIIAIAIFIGFTVLFEGNKIPYAGDYLVLVSMLSSIFPSIIFSYYVYRYNYMEFVLRRSVFYSFLTLILICLYYFGIKKLSNSLERYYSVNAKILEPVFVISLVFWFPTLKESVQKLFRKLIFHRIADSEYLLNELSHVISTDPLVNLVKLLEHVVESIKKATAIKSTNLLLFKSERIQVIGDKRYEHINQSDIQHIVQFFANGEFVVLNRYEIKDALIINEMRPMDAIFIFPIFVNRKLTGLLSLGRARRGLPVASDHLDQLMIIANEIGSAVEKSKIIEEKLHLERKIYENEKLSSLGRLSTSVAHEVKNPLSSIKAIVQVMQEDLKKNDPLQEDLAIIVDEIDRLTKVVNQLLQFAKPGSVIKTHVRIGEVINSTLVVLSNEAKQNKIVTQCQIPGDLPSILTDRGALKEIFFNLLLNAIQAMPSGGKIHIRADYMPYNQMIKVTISDTGPGILQECMPKIFEPFYTTKQTGTGLGLSIVKKKLEDMEATIHVESNENGASFIVSFPLEKSLQTQPAINDANESPF, encoded by the coding sequence ATGCCACTTTACGAAATTATATCACTCATAGGTTTTATCCTTGGAACCATTCTGCACATAGTGCTCTCCATCCTGATTGTACAACGAAAGCAGAAGACGCGAAGCGAGCTTATATTTCTCTTCCTGGTTATCAGTGTCGCTATGTGGCACTTTGGAAATACTGTCTATCTTTTTAGCTTTCTCTTGTTTGGTAAGGACCTTGCTTCTGTTAATCTTGTCTCTGATGCAATTTCTTATATAGGGATTGGTTTTATGCCCAGCCTTCTCTTGCATACGGCAGTCTTGTTTCTTTTCGAGAGCAAGCCTCACATCAGGAAATCTTTGCAGTGGATTATTTTTTTTGGTATTTACCTTCCCGTTATTCCCTTTTCGGTAGTAATAAAAAATTTTATCCTATCAGAAGATATGCATTTAATGACAACTGCAACTCCTTATATAAAGCCCTTTGTTGTATGGCTAATTATCTCGTTGTTTATTGCAGCAAATATCTCAAAATGGCTGGCAAAAACGGTGGATGAAAAGGAAGAGCAGAAGTTCTACATGGCCATCTTTTGGGTGATAATTGCTATTGCAATATTTATTGGATTTACGGTACTCTTTGAAGGGAATAAAATCCCCTACGCTGGCGATTATCTGGTACTCGTTTCCATGTTGTCCTCAATATTCCCCAGTATTATTTTCTCTTATTATGTGTATCGATACAATTATATGGAATTTGTACTCCGCCGAAGTGTTTTTTATTCATTCCTTACTCTTATCCTGATTTGCCTCTATTATTTTGGGATAAAAAAATTGAGTAATTCGTTGGAGCGATATTATTCGGTAAATGCAAAGATCCTGGAGCCCGTCTTTGTTATCAGCCTTGTATTCTGGTTTCCAACCCTGAAGGAAAGCGTACAAAAATTGTTTAGAAAACTGATATTCCACCGTATTGCAGATAGTGAGTATTTGCTGAATGAGTTAAGTCACGTCATTAGTACCGATCCTCTCGTTAATCTCGTAAAACTCCTTGAGCATGTAGTTGAATCTATCAAAAAGGCTACAGCTATTAAATCTACAAATCTCCTTCTTTTTAAGAGTGAGCGGATTCAGGTTATTGGCGATAAAAGATACGAGCACATTAACCAATCGGATATACAACATATTGTACAATTCTTTGCTAATGGTGAATTTGTTGTGCTCAATCGCTATGAGATAAAAGACGCCCTGATTATTAATGAAATGCGGCCGATGGATGCAATTTTCATTTTCCCCATATTTGTAAACCGGAAACTTACGGGTCTTTTAAGTTTGGGACGTGCCAGACGTGGTTTGCCCGTTGCATCTGATCATCTGGATCAATTAATGATTATTGCTAATGAAATCGGTTCTGCAGTGGAAAAATCGAAAATTATCGAAGAGAAACTTCATCTGGAAAGGAAGATATATGAGAATGAGAAACTATCCAGCCTTGGACGCCTTTCTACAAGCGTAGCACATGAAGTCAAAAACCCCCTCAGTTCTATAAAGGCCATTGTTCAGGTCATGCAGGAAGATTTAAAGAAAAACGATCCGTTACAAGAAGACCTGGCAATTATTGTTGATGAAATAGACCGGTTAACCAAGGTCGTCAATCAATTGCTGCAATTCGCAAAACCGGGCAGTGTGATAAAAACCCATGTCAGGATTGGAGAAGTAATAAACTCGACACTGGTTGTGCTCAGTAACGAAGCAAAGCAAAATAAGATTGTAACACAATGCCAAATCCCCGGAGACCTCCCATCAATCCTTACTGATAGAGGGGCATTGAAGGAGATATTTTTTAACCTCCTTCTTAATGCCATCCAGGCTATGCCTTCCGGAGGGAAGATACATATACGCGCTGATTACATGCCTTACAACCAAATGATCAAGGTAACGATCTCCGACACAGGCCCTGGCATACTACAAGAGTGCATGCCAAAGATATTTGAACCTTTCTACACGACAAAGCAAACGGGGACGGGACTTGGTCTTTCTATCGTAAAAAAGAAGTTAGAGGACATGGAGGCTACTATTCATGTTGAAAGTAATGAGAATGGAGCATCATTTATTGTAAGTTTTCCCTTAGAAAAATCTCTGCAAACACAACCTGCCATAAACGATGCAAATGAATCGCCCTTTTAA
- a CDS encoding sigma-54 dependent transcriptional regulator: MVTPSILIVDDEKAARYGMRKILQKDSYTIYEAKDGANALHMIKTLQPALVFLDINMPQVDGMKTLEMINAMRNPPLVVIVTAYGSEKLAVEAMKNGAYDYIAKPYEIDELRIIVKNVFERLALQEENARLRSEIDRLEGMGELIGQSKSMKDVFDKIEKVGTTDVTVLIQGESGSGKEIVAREIYKRSKRRNEPFIIMNCAAVPETLIESELFGHEKGAFTGATERRLGKFELANKGTIFLDEIGDMSLSTQSKLLRVLQEQKFERLGGIETLAVDVRVVSATHRDLEEEIEEGRFREDLYYRIKVVNIKLPPLRHRKEDIPLLVNRFIQYFSEKHQKRILSISHESMKSLVSYSWPGNVRQLKNVIESSVVLSDNEVLNNVDLPEETHHQDTALVVKNIDYSLSFRDAKKILIENFERDFIKKKLEECNGNISRAAEALDMHRQNLQQKIRELHINK, encoded by the coding sequence ATGGTTACGCCGTCAATATTAATTGTAGATGATGAAAAAGCTGCTCGTTACGGAATGAGAAAGATTCTTCAAAAGGATAGCTACACAATATACGAGGCAAAGGATGGTGCCAATGCACTCCACATGATAAAGACATTACAACCCGCATTAGTATTTCTGGATATCAATATGCCGCAGGTCGATGGCATGAAGACTTTGGAAATGATCAATGCCATGAGGAATCCTCCCCTTGTAGTTATCGTTACTGCATATGGTTCTGAAAAACTTGCCGTTGAGGCCATGAAAAATGGCGCATACGATTACATTGCAAAGCCTTATGAGATCGATGAACTCAGAATCATCGTCAAAAATGTTTTCGAGAGACTTGCCTTACAGGAAGAAAATGCCCGGCTTAGATCCGAAATAGATCGATTAGAGGGCATGGGAGAACTTATCGGCCAAAGCAAATCTATGAAAGATGTCTTTGATAAGATTGAAAAAGTCGGCACAACAGACGTTACCGTACTCATTCAAGGTGAGAGTGGCAGCGGAAAGGAGATTGTTGCCAGAGAAATTTATAAACGCAGTAAGCGCCGGAATGAACCTTTCATTATCATGAATTGCGCTGCGGTGCCAGAAACACTGATCGAAAGCGAACTCTTTGGACATGAAAAGGGTGCATTTACCGGTGCAACAGAAAGGCGCCTGGGGAAGTTCGAATTAGCCAATAAAGGAACGATATTCCTTGATGAGATCGGAGATATGAGTCTTAGTACACAATCAAAACTCTTGCGCGTATTACAGGAACAGAAATTTGAGCGCCTTGGTGGTATAGAAACACTCGCTGTTGATGTACGAGTCGTGAGTGCTACTCACCGTGATCTTGAGGAAGAAATTGAGGAAGGCAGGTTTCGGGAAGATCTTTATTATAGAATTAAGGTAGTGAACATAAAACTGCCGCCTTTGAGACACAGAAAAGAGGATATCCCTCTTTTGGTCAACCGATTTATACAATACTTTTCTGAAAAGCACCAAAAGCGTATCCTGTCAATTTCTCATGAATCGATGAAATCTTTAGTATCTTACAGTTGGCCTGGAAATGTCCGACAACTCAAAAATGTGATTGAAAGTTCTGTAGTTCTTTCCGATAACGAAGTTCTTAACAACGTAGATCTTCCGGAAGAGACACATCATCAGGATACCGCATTGGTAGTGAAGAATATTGATTACAGCCTCTCATTCCGTGATGCGAAGAAGATACTTATAGAAAATTTTGAACGCGATTTTATAAAAAAGAAATTAGAAGAATGTAATGGAAATATTAGCCGTGCCGCTGAAGCGCTGGATATGCATCGTCAAAACCTTCAGCAAAAAATACGAGAACTCCATATAAACAAATAA
- a CDS encoding DNA polymerase III subunit alpha, which produces MSKDTFIHLHVHSEYSLLDGACKISDLVDKAAQLKMSALALTDHGNMFGAIEFYETAKSRGIKPILGYEAYVAKGSRLDKESRNGKESLSHITLLAENYEGYRNLLKLTTSAYLEGFYYKPRIDKTLLRTLSKGIICLSGCMTSEINHCLLNNRYEEAIMVAREYQDIFGPDHFYLEVQNNKIEQQAGLVSKAIEIGKELGIPLVATNDIHYMNADDAMAHDVLLCINTGKHLSDVQRLRFGTSEFYFKNPGEMYDIFQHLPEAVENTLKIADRCNVEMPFGKMHLPKFISPQGMANNAYLRKLCEEGAIQKYGSLTQQVRERLDYELQVIETTGFVDYFLIVWDFIYFAVQHRIPATGRGSGAGSLVAYLLNITNIDPLENDLLFERFLNAERISMPDLDIDFCAEGREKVIQYVRKKYGGDSNVAQIITFGTMKAKAVIRDVGRVMNIPLSEVDKVAKLIPNTINITLKQALEQEPALKTLYEGEKHIRELFDISKKLEGLCRHASVHAAGIVISDEPLTEYVPLAKSGDVVTTQFYDEILVDKIGLLKADFLGVRKLTVIDKAIKLIHETTGKDIDLMKIPMDDKQTYELLARGDVKGIFQVETSRGFRELLKKLKPDKFADILPLVALYRPGPLQSGMVESFINRKHGREEVTYLHSSLEPLLKETHGVILYQEQVMRIANRLAGFSLNQADNLRKAMGKKKPEIMAKFKDQFVNGATAHGIPEKTARSIFELMEYFAGYGFNKSHSAAYAVITYQTAYLKANYPVQYMIAQLSCEKENTDKIVEYIEDCRRMGIEVLPPDVNESQNDFTISDGNKIRFGLGAIKNVGDKAIESIVLSRNKGGRFTSILDVCKRVDMRVVNKQVIESMIKSGCFDSLHDNRARLLAGLDTTMQMGSVANKDRRTGQKSLFAIDTDMDMFGKGDPGKDSDTSQWSEKELRQAEKESLGFYLSSHPLHAYHEKIKQLSTTSSAEVSELSEGDEVIIGGIITNLRQSTTKRGDPMLYITLEDTKGIVECIAFHKETKTYKPLFNMDEVVFVKGQVGFQSTVPTVRIKEVIAEKDAFTRLVTCVAIRFDVSHFEETKFLQLKEIIKLHSGTCPLFFDIITTQGTYQIKTSRQYFISATDAFVSHIQELFGSDALLINQTEY; this is translated from the coding sequence TTGAGTAAAGATACTTTTATACACCTTCATGTCCATAGTGAATACAGCCTCCTTGACGGCGCTTGCAAGATAAGTGATCTTGTAGATAAAGCCGCCCAGCTTAAAATGTCTGCCCTTGCCCTTACAGACCACGGGAATATGTTTGGCGCTATAGAATTTTATGAAACAGCAAAGTCACGGGGAATAAAACCCATCCTGGGTTATGAAGCATATGTAGCAAAAGGAAGTCGTCTGGATAAGGAGTCGAGAAATGGGAAAGAATCTCTTAGCCATATCACTCTCCTTGCTGAGAATTACGAGGGTTACCGCAATCTTTTAAAACTCACAACCTCGGCATACCTGGAAGGTTTTTACTATAAACCACGGATTGACAAGACACTCCTGAGAACCCTTTCCAAAGGAATTATTTGCCTGAGTGGATGTATGACTTCAGAAATCAATCATTGCTTATTAAACAACCGTTATGAAGAAGCAATAATGGTAGCAAGAGAATACCAGGACATCTTTGGTCCTGATCATTTTTATCTGGAGGTTCAAAACAACAAGATTGAGCAACAAGCGGGATTGGTGTCAAAAGCGATCGAAATAGGGAAGGAATTGGGTATACCCCTGGTGGCAACAAATGATATTCATTACATGAATGCAGACGATGCGATGGCCCATGATGTTCTCTTATGCATTAATACCGGAAAACATCTGTCAGATGTACAAAGACTGCGCTTTGGAACAAGTGAATTTTACTTTAAAAATCCCGGTGAAATGTACGACATCTTTCAGCATCTGCCGGAAGCCGTTGAAAACACTCTAAAAATTGCCGACCGGTGCAATGTGGAAATGCCCTTTGGAAAGATGCATCTGCCAAAGTTCATTTCACCACAGGGTATGGCCAACAATGCCTATCTCAGGAAGCTTTGTGAGGAGGGCGCAATCCAAAAATACGGTTCTCTTACGCAACAGGTTCGTGAGCGGCTGGATTACGAGCTGCAGGTTATCGAAACTACCGGTTTTGTGGATTATTTTTTAATCGTTTGGGACTTTATTTATTTTGCCGTACAACATCGCATACCTGCTACGGGACGAGGTTCCGGTGCAGGCAGTCTGGTCGCTTATTTATTGAATATTACCAATATCGATCCTCTCGAAAACGACTTGCTCTTTGAGCGGTTTCTTAATGCAGAAAGAATTTCCATGCCTGATCTCGATATTGACTTCTGTGCGGAAGGTCGCGAAAAGGTTATCCAGTATGTAAGGAAAAAATACGGCGGGGATAGCAATGTAGCTCAAATCATTACCTTTGGAACAATGAAGGCAAAGGCCGTTATTCGCGATGTAGGCCGGGTAATGAATATCCCTTTGTCGGAAGTAGATAAAGTGGCTAAACTTATTCCCAATACAATCAATATAACTTTAAAACAAGCCCTGGAGCAGGAACCTGCATTAAAGACACTCTATGAAGGCGAAAAACATATCCGTGAACTGTTCGACATTTCTAAAAAGCTGGAAGGATTATGCCGCCATGCATCAGTACATGCAGCAGGTATTGTAATCTCAGATGAACCACTCACCGAATATGTACCTCTGGCAAAAAGCGGAGACGTTGTTACAACGCAATTCTATGATGAAATATTGGTAGATAAAATTGGTTTGTTAAAGGCCGATTTTCTTGGCGTTCGGAAATTAACCGTCATCGATAAGGCTATAAAATTAATTCATGAAACTACCGGGAAAGATATCGATCTTATGAAAATTCCTATGGACGATAAGCAAACGTATGAATTATTAGCCCGTGGGGATGTAAAAGGGATTTTCCAGGTAGAAACCAGCCGCGGATTCAGGGAATTGTTAAAAAAGCTAAAACCTGATAAATTTGCTGACATTTTACCTCTCGTAGCCTTGTACAGACCAGGTCCATTGCAGAGTGGGATGGTAGAATCTTTTATTAACCGGAAACATGGAAGAGAAGAGGTAACGTATCTTCACTCTTCACTGGAACCTCTCCTGAAAGAGACCCACGGAGTAATTTTATACCAGGAACAGGTTATGCGTATTGCCAACCGCCTGGCCGGTTTTTCTCTCAACCAGGCTGACAATCTCCGTAAAGCGATGGGAAAAAAGAAACCTGAAATTATGGCAAAATTCAAAGACCAGTTCGTAAACGGAGCTACCGCACATGGGATTCCTGAAAAAACTGCAAGAAGTATCTTTGAACTGATGGAATATTTCGCAGGATATGGCTTCAATAAATCCCATTCCGCAGCATATGCGGTAATCACTTATCAAACTGCCTATTTAAAGGCAAACTACCCTGTTCAGTATATGATTGCACAATTGAGTTGTGAAAAAGAAAATACGGATAAGATTGTAGAGTATATTGAGGATTGCCGCCGGATGGGTATCGAGGTATTGCCTCCTGATGTCAACGAGAGTCAAAATGATTTTACTATCTCAGATGGAAATAAGATACGGTTCGGACTGGGAGCTATCAAAAATGTAGGGGATAAAGCCATCGAATCAATCGTCCTGTCCAGAAATAAAGGAGGACGATTTACCTCAATCCTGGATGTATGCAAACGGGTTGATATGCGAGTCGTTAATAAGCAGGTAATTGAATCGATGATCAAATCAGGGTGTTTCGACTCGTTGCATGATAATCGCGCGCGGCTGCTTGCAGGGCTTGATACAACTATGCAGATGGGAAGCGTAGCAAACAAAGATAGGCGTACCGGTCAAAAATCCTTGTTTGCTATCGACACCGATATGGATATGTTTGGGAAAGGCGACCCGGGAAAAGACAGCGATACGAGTCAGTGGTCAGAAAAGGAACTGCGGCAAGCAGAAAAGGAGAGTCTTGGCTTCTACCTGAGTTCCCATCCCCTGCATGCCTATCATGAAAAAATCAAGCAATTATCCACCACGTCATCTGCAGAGGTATCGGAACTTTCTGAGGGAGATGAAGTAATTATAGGGGGTATTATTACAAATCTTAGGCAAAGCACTACAAAACGAGGCGACCCCATGCTCTATATTACCCTCGAAGATACGAAAGGCATAGTTGAGTGTATTGCCTTTCACAAAGAAACAAAGACGTATAAGCCACTATTCAACATGGATGAGGTTGTTTTTGTGAAAGGCCAGGTCGGCTTCCAAAGTACTGTCCCCACCGTACGGATAAAGGAAGTTATTGCCGAAAAAGATGCATTCACACGCCTCGTTACATGCGTAGCCATTCGCTTTGATGTCTCTCATTTTGAAGAGACAAAATTCCTGCAATTAAAAGAAATTATTAAGCTCCATAGCGGTACATGTCCCCTGTTTTTTGATATCATTACCACTCAAGGTACTTATCAAATCAAGACATCCCGTCAATATTTCATCTCAGCAACAGATGCCTTCGTATCGCATATACAAGAACTCTTCGGTTCGGATGCACTTCTGATAAATCAGACGGAATACTAA
- a CDS encoding nucleoside-diphosphate kinase: MADELTYALITPYSLLKSRTGGILGRLLSLANLELIGATMFAPSDDFVDKYCATIEEQDIKQAWKKVMINYINSNFRKENKFGITNRTVLLFFKGSHAIEKLKDDVIGPITSFQGHTIRGSFGDFVENSDGTMEYFEPAVVTSADPITNDKQLALFAEYLPKDGGVLEDIIKFPEGVKAETTLVILKPFEEQSPLPGNIIDMFSRTGLFIVGLKLLRMSIAQAEEFYGPLINIFREKLKPKPEKIAEKLKESFKSCFTFEVPDAVIKNHAAELSEQLKDMNAMHEFNKIIQYMTGLDPEKTSPADKEKPGTARCLALLYRGPDAIRKIRNILGPTDSKKGEPGKVRRIYGEDIMKNAAHASDAVENAERERKIIGLWENKEPYELKEIIEDYLRKK; this comes from the coding sequence ATGGCGGATGAACTTACGTATGCACTGATTACTCCCTACAGCCTTCTCAAAAGCCGGACTGGCGGTATTCTGGGGCGTCTACTTTCGTTAGCAAACCTTGAGCTTATCGGGGCAACAATGTTTGCGCCAAGTGATGATTTCGTCGATAAATATTGTGCAACTATTGAAGAACAGGATATCAAACAAGCGTGGAAGAAAGTTATGATTAACTATATCAATAGTAACTTTCGTAAGGAAAATAAATTTGGGATTACCAACCGGACGGTATTGCTTTTCTTTAAGGGTTCTCATGCTATTGAAAAGTTAAAGGATGATGTAATCGGGCCTATTACCAGTTTCCAGGGACATACCATTCGGGGCAGCTTTGGGGATTTTGTAGAAAATTCTGATGGCACCATGGAGTATTTCGAGCCGGCCGTTGTTACTTCAGCAGACCCTATTACTAACGATAAACAACTTGCCTTATTTGCTGAATATCTGCCAAAAGATGGAGGCGTTTTGGAAGATATCATCAAGTTTCCTGAAGGGGTGAAGGCAGAAACAACTTTGGTTATCCTGAAACCGTTTGAGGAACAAAGTCCACTACCCGGCAATATCATCGATATGTTTTCCCGAACGGGTTTATTCATTGTTGGACTAAAGCTCTTGAGAATGAGTATTGCACAGGCTGAAGAATTTTATGGCCCTTTAATAAACATATTTCGTGAAAAACTAAAGCCAAAACCAGAAAAGATAGCAGAAAAATTAAAAGAAAGTTTTAAATCCTGCTTCACCTTCGAAGTGCCAGATGCTGTTATTAAAAACCACGCAGCAGAATTATCAGAACAATTAAAAGATATGAATGCTATGCATGAATTTAATAAGATTATCCAGTATATGACAGGCCTGGACCCTGAAAAAACAAGCCCGGCCGATAAGGAAAAACCAGGGACTGCGCGTTGCCTTGCCCTTTTATACCGGGGGCCGGATGCCATCCGTAAAATCAGAAATATTCTGGGCCCTACCGATTCAAAGAAAGGGGAGCCTGGTAAAGTCCGCAGAATTTACGGGGAAGATATCATGAAGAATGCTGCCCATGCCTCAGATGCTGTAGAAAATGCGGAGAGAGAACGAAAAATTATCGGATTATGGGAGAACAAGGAGCCATATGAGCTTAAGGAAATAATCGAAGATTATTTACGGAAAAAGTAG
- a CDS encoding MBL fold metallo-hydrolase has translation MFIQKIPVGPLKVCCYIVAGKISNDAMIIDPGADAEAIIDFLKKGRLTPKIIVLTHGHGDHIGANAALKKAFPDIQICIHEEDQDMLPYPAKNLSILSAFYGGPTVRSPLANRLLKDGDMITVDEHVFDVIHTPGHTPGGICLSSKKRENGKPPILFSGDTLFKESIGRTDFPGSDQEKLLRAIKERLFVLDEDTIVYPGHGPSTTILEEKKHNPFVTEVTMHG, from the coding sequence ATGTTTATTCAAAAGATACCTGTAGGACCATTAAAGGTATGCTGTTATATTGTTGCAGGTAAAATTTCAAACGATGCAATGATCATCGACCCAGGCGCAGATGCAGAAGCTATTATTGATTTTCTGAAAAAAGGGCGTCTAACACCTAAAATTATCGTACTTACCCATGGTCATGGCGATCATATCGGTGCCAACGCTGCTCTTAAAAAAGCGTTCCCCGATATTCAAATTTGTATACATGAGGAAGATCAGGATATGCTCCCTTACCCGGCCAAAAACCTTTCTATCCTTTCTGCTTTTTATGGCGGCCCAACGGTACGATCACCTCTGGCAAACCGATTACTCAAGGATGGAGATATGATCACCGTGGATGAACACGTCTTTGATGTAATCCATACACCGGGACATACCCCTGGCGGAATATGCCTCTCCAGCAAAAAGCGGGAGAACGGAAAACCTCCCATATTATTTTCCGGAGATACCCTATTTAAAGAAAGTATCGGCCGGACAGATTTCCCGGGGAGCGATCAGGAAAAACTCCTTCGCGCTATCAAGGAACGATTGTTTGTTCTGGATGAAGATACAATTGTATACCCTGGACATGGTCCATCAACAACTATTTTAGAAGAAAAGAAACATAATCCATTTGTTACCGAGGTAACTATGCATGGTTGA
- a CDS encoding cytochrome P460 family protein, with the protein MIHKYRIYNILSLAFLLFLPSGVGIGETLESKDKIHAQMLWHYITRENPYKNYPAWPGKEGFYESTMPPGNILKLYINDLALDTVLHKKGVFPDGALLIKENYTDNGELFLITVMYKVKGFNPAGHDWYWVKYKPDGEARLEGKVDVCISCHVGVAGNDYAFTGSIK; encoded by the coding sequence ATGATACATAAATATCGGATATACAACATACTCTCTTTAGCTTTTCTGCTATTCCTGCCGTCAGGGGTTGGAATTGGAGAAACATTAGAGAGTAAAGATAAGATACATGCACAAATGTTATGGCACTATATAACCAGAGAAAATCCATACAAAAATTACCCTGCCTGGCCTGGCAAAGAAGGTTTTTATGAAAGTACCATGCCTCCGGGTAATATCCTTAAATTATATATAAATGACCTTGCCCTTGACACGGTTCTCCACAAGAAGGGAGTGTTTCCAGATGGCGCACTCTTAATTAAAGAGAACTATACGGATAATGGGGAGCTGTTTTTAATTACGGTGATGTATAAAGTAAAAGGATTCAACCCTGCGGGACATGACTGGTATTGGGTAAAGTACAAACCGGATGGAGAAGCACGCCTGGAAGGCAAGGTTGATGTATGTATCAGTTGCCATGTAGGGGTAGCAGGGAACGATTACGCATTTACCGGTAGTATAAAGTAA
- a CDS encoding transcriptional repressor gives MESVEKLTHVLRNNGMKITPQRLMIFKILENNTSHPSAEEVFKRVKKIYPTVSFTTIYKTLETLRDLGEVKELIIDEDRKHYDPNTNSHHHFICSTCKKILDIFEDFSSHIKLPDSLKSDYTVFGFQISFYGICKECG, from the coding sequence ATGGAATCTGTAGAAAAATTAACTCATGTATTACGAAATAACGGTATGAAAATCACCCCACAACGGCTGATGATTTTTAAAATTTTAGAAAATAATACTTCTCATCCATCTGCCGAAGAAGTTTTTAAAAGGGTAAAGAAGATCTATCCTACCGTATCATTTACCACAATCTATAAGACTTTAGAAACCTTAAGAGATCTCGGTGAAGTTAAAGAGCTTATCATCGACGAAGATCGTAAACACTACGACCCCAACACGAACTCTCACCATCACTTCATCTGCTCTACCTGCAAAAAGATACTCGATATCTTTGAAGATTTCTCTTCACATATTAAATTACCTGATTCTCTCAAAAGTGATTACACGGTTTTTGGATTTCAGATATCCTTCTACGGTATTTGCAAAGAGTGCGGTTAA